Proteins from a single region of Metallibacterium scheffleri:
- a CDS encoding S8 family serine peptidase → MSLLVLILTACSGGGANVQPNVPASPSTTSNPPPPTTVPPPTTVYSYPEYSQIIPTGVQVAQTGTACDGHGCTGAGVKVGVLDSGANPAIPSLSGKIAWFKSYLTPSTGTTANDSYGHGSFISQIIAGMANPSVGFQGGVAPGASLYEAQICNSTGGCVYSAQNYEDLYGQGVTIYNMSFGPTDNAATAASAVFQGEANIFNPLINLSNGLFVVAAMNQGQPQPSSLAALPYGDSAALHNWLAVVNVNIGAKGEVVGLWNTVGSEPSNACGVAADWCISAPGFLDVDGEPGSALWSGTNGLAGGVGTSFATAVITGVAALVQQAYPWMQGPQLQDTLLTTATPIADGSGNTPNATFGWGLVNAGKAVEGPAAFLFGNFDANIGAFDGTFANDIGPDPLGGNDPVNGSGGLVLTGTTGTLTLTGTNTYSGDTTVNSGNLWLSGSVASNVTISGGSFGGPGAINGSVTNTGGTLISQAAVGGQGLTLTGNYTANSASTTAIALGNPLTVDGSASLAGILEILAPATTYTPTSTETLINYGSETGSFGSQTYGAGVFWTVSNLSYGSKALTATVTASNVAQTSALLPGADAVTLATAQGVQASLQQANGWNTAQRAAHAGFLTNAAQFLAARTDAQANASLGSLSGEIYGTTRALEVQQALDTDQTLADRVNALGEGTRPGVWIQATGGSGTSRQAGTATAHDNLGGVMAGVDVPVARHIQIGAALSRSHLDATLDGLAGRIDGALDTVAVYGRAGHAQGVYLSGRASEGRLTANIERTVLLGNSLQSLASNRTDTITAGTLELGDTLGHWTPYADLTGIRLHQAAYTEAGASGFGLTAAAQSHTASYATLGLRYGTDFDWALGRSSLSGWLAWQRVLSGANLGFTAAFAGTPTATFTAQGQSLVRNTLEGGVDLDTRFNRTWTGFIDLGLARARGAFVSKLANVGLEARF, encoded by the coding sequence TTGTCCCTGTTGGTCCTCATCCTCACGGCTTGCTCGGGCGGCGGCGCCAACGTCCAGCCCAATGTGCCCGCGTCGCCCTCCACGACGAGCAATCCACCACCGCCGACAACCGTGCCGCCGCCGACCACGGTGTACAGCTATCCCGAGTACAGCCAGATCATCCCGACGGGTGTGCAAGTAGCGCAGACCGGAACGGCTTGCGATGGCCATGGATGCACCGGTGCCGGAGTCAAAGTCGGGGTTCTCGACAGCGGCGCCAATCCCGCAATCCCCAGTCTCTCGGGCAAGATCGCGTGGTTCAAGTCCTATCTCACGCCGTCGACGGGCACGACAGCGAATGACTCCTACGGTCATGGCAGTTTCATTAGCCAGATCATCGCCGGGATGGCCAATCCGTCGGTGGGCTTTCAGGGTGGCGTGGCGCCAGGCGCGTCGCTGTATGAAGCGCAGATCTGCAACAGCACAGGCGGCTGCGTGTACTCCGCACAAAACTATGAGGACCTCTACGGTCAGGGCGTCACGATCTATAACATGAGCTTTGGCCCGACCGACAATGCCGCGACCGCGGCATCGGCGGTATTCCAGGGTGAAGCGAACATCTTCAACCCGCTGATCAATCTGAGCAACGGATTGTTTGTCGTCGCCGCGATGAATCAAGGTCAGCCCCAGCCAAGTTCCTTGGCCGCGCTACCTTACGGAGATTCGGCCGCTTTGCATAACTGGCTGGCCGTGGTCAACGTCAACATCGGTGCCAAAGGCGAAGTCGTCGGGCTCTGGAACACAGTCGGAAGCGAGCCGTCGAATGCGTGCGGCGTCGCCGCGGACTGGTGCATCAGTGCGCCAGGCTTCCTCGATGTGGATGGTGAGCCGGGATCAGCGCTTTGGTCGGGCACGAATGGTCTGGCGGGCGGCGTAGGTACCAGCTTTGCCACGGCCGTCATTACAGGCGTTGCCGCCCTGGTCCAACAAGCCTATCCATGGATGCAAGGCCCGCAACTGCAAGATACCCTGCTAACGACCGCCACGCCGATTGCCGATGGCAGCGGCAATACACCGAACGCGACCTTTGGCTGGGGACTGGTGAATGCCGGCAAGGCTGTCGAAGGCCCGGCCGCATTCCTGTTCGGCAACTTCGATGCCAACATTGGCGCCTTCGACGGCACGTTCGCCAACGACATCGGCCCGGACCCACTGGGTGGTAATGACCCGGTCAACGGAAGCGGTGGATTGGTCCTGACCGGCACGACCGGCACGCTCACGCTGACCGGCACCAACACCTATAGCGGCGACACAACGGTCAATAGCGGCAACTTGTGGCTGTCCGGCTCGGTGGCCAGCAACGTCACGATCAGCGGTGGCAGCTTCGGCGGCCCCGGCGCGATCAATGGCAGCGTGACCAACACCGGCGGCACGCTGATCAGCCAGGCCGCCGTGGGCGGCCAGGGCCTGACCCTCACCGGCAACTACACAGCCAACAGCGCCAGCACGACCGCGATCGCGCTGGGCAACCCGCTCACCGTGGACGGCAGTGCCAGCCTGGCCGGCATCCTCGAGATCCTCGCGCCGGCGACGACCTACACGCCGACCAGCACCGAGACGCTGATCAACTATGGCAGCGAGACCGGCAGCTTCGGCTCGCAGACGTACGGCGCCGGCGTGTTCTGGACGGTGAGCAACCTCAGCTATGGCAGCAAGGCGCTGACGGCGACCGTTACCGCCAGCAACGTCGCGCAGACTTCCGCGCTGCTGCCGGGTGCCGATGCGGTCACGCTGGCCACGGCGCAGGGCGTGCAGGCGTCGTTGCAACAGGCCAACGGCTGGAATACCGCGCAGCGTGCAGCGCATGCCGGCTTCCTGACCAACGCCGCGCAGTTCCTGGCGGCGCGCACCGATGCGCAGGCCAACGCCAGCCTGGGCAGCCTCTCCGGCGAGATCTACGGAACCACCCGTGCGCTGGAAGTGCAGCAGGCGCTGGACACCGACCAGACGCTGGCCGATCGCGTCAATGCGCTGGGTGAGGGCACGCGGCCCGGCGTGTGGATTCAGGCCACGGGCGGCTCGGGCACTTCGCGGCAGGCCGGCACGGCCACGGCGCACGACAACCTGGGCGGCGTGATGGCGGGTGTGGATGTTCCCGTCGCCCGCCACATCCAGATCGGCGCCGCGCTGAGCCGCAGCCACCTCGATGCGACGCTGGACGGTCTCGCTGGCCGCATCGATGGCGCACTCGACACCGTGGCGGTCTATGGCCGCGCCGGTCACGCGCAGGGTGTCTATCTGTCGGGCCGCGCCAGCGAAGGCCGACTCACCGCCAACATCGAGCGCACGGTGCTGCTGGGCAACTCCCTGCAGAGCCTGGCCAGCAACCGCACCGACACGATCACGGCGGGCACGCTGGAGCTGGGCGACACGCTGGGCCACTGGACGCCATATGCGGATCTGACCGGCATCCGGCTGCACCAGGCAGCGTACACCGAGGCGGGCGCATCCGGCTTCGGCCTCACCGCGGCGGCGCAGAGCCACACCGCCAGCTACGCGACGCTCGGCCTGCGCTACGGCACGGACTTCGACTGGGCGTTGGGCCGCAGCAGCCTGTCCGGCTGGCTGGCCTGGCAGCGCGTGCTGTCGGGTGCGAACCTGGGCTTCACGGCGGCCTTCGCCGGCACGCCGACGGCCACGTTCACGGCGCAAGGCCAGAGCC